The sequence CCCTATATATCAGAACCTGAATGGAATCCAAATGTGGGGAAGAAATACCTTGCTGCTAGGCTGGCAGGCAAGTTTCTGAGTGTGTTTCAGTACTCATGATTGTTCACTTTTCAACTGTGAGGCAATCAACGGTGCTTTAGGAGCCAGAAAGAATCCCGTCAGACTGGCAAACATAATCGGCATGAGACTATGAAAACCTGTCATCGTACTAAGCAGTATGATGGTACTGATGGGTGTTCTGGTAACACAGGCATTGATGGCAGCCATACAGCCTACGATGACCAAACCTGCATTAAGCTCTGGAAAAACAATCAATAACATCTGACCCAAACAAGCCCCTAGAAAGAATAAAGGAATGATAAAGCCACCTCTCCAGCCTGAGGTAGCTGAAACCACAATGGCAATGATCTTGAAGATCAAAAGGATGAACAGATAGCCTAAAGTGCGATCTTCTACAAGGACATCGGTAATTTCATAATGACCAAAAAATCGGGTAAGAGGCAGGAAGCATGCGATAGTGCCCAGTATGAGTCCACCCAGCGTGGTTTTAATGTAGATCTTTTTTATTTTGGAGAACAATGCTTTGGAAAAGCGAAAGACGATAATGAAAAGCCATCCGATAATAGCGCCCAATACTCCAACGCCTACTGCTAACAAGAAATCGGAAGGACCTCCATAAACGTACTCTTGCAGTATCCAGGTAGGACCATAACCGATGTGTGTCAGCAAAATAAAGATGACAAAAGCAGCGCAACTGGATACAAACGCTGGAATCAGAGCCTGATAAAATTCTACCATGTGTCTATGATGCAGGATTTCCAGCGCAAAAAAGCCAGACCCGAGCGGAGCCCCAAATAGAGCTGTAAAACCTGATGCCATACCCGCTAT comes from Catalinimonas alkaloidigena and encodes:
- a CDS encoding chloride channel protein, translating into MLEYKQKRQYIRIRNRVSEKLELNPFVLSKQFLYWLIIGLIGGVIAAIYWIALEFVLHESMRLSGWVLIPLMTLAGLLVGLIIHRIGDPGEMDLIVNNIRFKGGRLDPKNNPSMILSSFIGIAAGSSIGPEAPLVQVTGSTGTWLARKLRLKGEDLRSLTIAGMASGFTALFGAPLGSGFFALEILHHRHMVEFYQALIPAFVSSCAAFVIFILLTHIGYGPTWILQEYVYGGPSDFLLAVGVGVLGAIIGWLFIIVFRFSKALFSKIKKIYIKTTLGGLILGTIACFLPLTRFFGHYEITDVLVEDRTLGYLFILLIFKIIAIVVSATSGWRGGFIIPLFFLGACLGQMLLIVFPELNAGLVIVGCMAAINACVTRTPISTIILLSTMTGFHSLMPIMFASLTGFFLAPKAPLIASQLKSEQS